In Brienomyrus brachyistius isolate T26 chromosome 3, BBRACH_0.4, whole genome shotgun sequence, the following proteins share a genomic window:
- the prom2 gene encoding prominin-2, with translation MAPTPSVLWCLLGVLIPQQCLAQWLSASCPTVPRHRTLDGVQYLPEVRPDPRISFMDGFVHSFLGTVQPNRFPIELLRIALNDHSKLQNQETIRQVLRYEAGFLVCVAIGLLYVFLMPLAGLCLACCRCYGNCGGHMYQEQSPDIHRWRRGLYRATLFTTAIILAGNVCMFYSNHSVSVAVSRAPSGIRGAMSNVQTYLSALLQQINTVVNESLTTLDEMGANLTDLGPSLGTDIQQSLREHLSGALLFVHQMSQAVNVTSHSLARLSGTLQELQPKLRHLQASLQAVGSSINLTLHNANFTGLLPLISVPIPVSFATPNLTKLQSVVDNLLSMNMDAGFNAGEDFLRRIPQRVSNVTGPSVQSVKQQLENIKDQISHMSERLPTQDLWDVSMLLQATSHSIETATPVVQTAERYRWIICLVLCCVILLVVVCNALGLLLGPLGLQPKVDPTERSSMANCAGLFFMAGAGLCFLFGWILMLVVTIPFLIGGNVYAFLCVPIHNQELLQIIETPGLIPRVHLSQLQDLKISVSLSDIYSDCHQNRSLWNALRLQDVFDLDDIFNVTEYAEQIERQFFERNITLNNVSFLKPDLRKQLFGLSTVSEAVDPGAVSQQIDYLSTISLNKIADMLDQLRDISDSTVSMELLDEASRLREIQYSISEDIMPDVWDLNSTLHGLLATCAQVNSTMETGLVELENAQKFLDVNASVIANANCRRFLDCQMQYFTAFADWAKRTVTQEVGCCGPVAGAVDSLEVVACSYLVDSLNAFWFSLGWCLIFLIPSIIFSIKLAKFYRRMKYTDTFEDDMQLTQIPQAPYS, from the exons AACTACTCCGGATCGCGCTGAACGATCACAGCAAGTTGCAGAATCAGGAGACCATCAGACAG GTTCTGCGCTACGAGGCAGGTTTCCTTGTCTGCGTCGCCATTGGTCTCCTCTATGTCTTCCTGATGCCTCTGGCCGGCTTGTGCTTGGCCTGCTGCCGTTGCTATGGTAACTGTGGAGGTCACATGTATCAAGAGCAGAGTCCGGACATCcacagatggaggaggggcctGTACAGGGCTACACTGTTCACTACTGCCATCATCCT GGCAGGAAACGTCTGCATGTTCTACAGTAACCATTCTGTGTCCGTCGCCGTGAGCCGAGCTCCATCAGGCATCAGGGGTGCCATGAGCAACGTCCAGACCTACCTGTCTGCCCTCCTGCAG CAAATTAACACCGTGGTGAATGAGAGCCTCACAACCCTGGACGAGATGGGGGCCAACCTGACCG ACCTTGGCCCATCACTGGGGACAGATATCCAGCAGAGTCTCAGGGAGCATCTGTCCGGCGCTCTGCTCTTTGTGCACCAGATGTCTCAAG CAGTGAACGTGACCAGCCACAGCCTGGCCCGACTCAGCGGCACACTGCAGGAGCTCCAGCCCAAACTGCGCCACCTGCAGGCCAGCCtgcaggctgtggggagcaGCATCAACTTGACACTGCACAACGCCAACTTCACCGGCCTGCTGCCCCTCATCAGCGTGCCAATCCCCGTCAGCTTCGCG ACGCCGAACCTGACAAAGCTCCAGTCCGTCGTGGACAACTTGCTCAGCATGAACATGGACGCCGGGTTTAACGCT GGAGAGGACTTCCTGCGAAGGATTCCCCAGCGGGTGTCCAATGTGACCGGACCCTCAGTTCAGA GTGTGAAGCAGCAGTTGGAGAACATCAAAGATCAGATCTCCCACATGTCCGAGAGGCTCCCCACGCAGGACCTGTGGGACGTGTCCATGCTGCTACAGGCCACCAGCCACTCCATTGAGACGGCCACCCCTGTCGTGCAGACGGCAGAGAGATACAG GTGGATCATATGCCTGGTTCTCTGCTGTGTGAttctgctggtggtggtgtgTAACGCACTCGGGCTGCTGCTGGGTCCGCTAGGACTGCAGCCTAAAGTGGACCCGACTGAACGCTCCAGCATGGCCAACTGTGCGGGGCTCTTCTTCATGGC AGGTGCGGGCCTCTGCTTCCTGTTTGGCTGGATCCTTATGCTGGTGGTCACCATCCCCTTCCTGATAGGGGGGAATGTGTACGCATTTCTGTGTGTTCCCATCCACAACCAGGAACTGTTGCAG ATCATTGAAACTCCAGGGCTGATTCCAAGGGTCCACCTATCTCAGCTGCAAGACCTAAAAATCAGCGTCTCCCTCAGTGACATCTACAG CGACTGCCATCAGAACAGATCTCTGTGGAATGCCTTGCGCCTACAGGACGTGTTCGATCTCGATGATATCTTCAACGTGACCGAG TACGCCGAGCAAATCGAGAGGCAGTTTTTCGAAAGGAATATCACCTTGAACAACGTCAGCTTCCTGAAGCCGGATCTGCGGAAGCAGCTGTTTGGCTTGTCCACTGTGTCAGAGGCTGTGGACCCGGGAGCTGTCTCCCAGCAG ATTGATTACCTTTCCACCATATCCCTGAACAAGATCGCAGACATGCTGGATCAGTTACGTGACATT TCAGACAGCACTGTGAGCATGGAGCTGCTGGATGAGGCCTCCAGGCTGAGAGAGATCCAGTACAGCATCAGTGAGGACATCATGCCAGACGTG TGGGATCTCAACTCCACCCTCCATGGCCTCCTGGCCACCTGTGCACAAGTTAAT AGCACCATGGAAACTGGTCTGGTTGAActagaaaatgctcagaaattCCTGGACGTCAATGCCTCAGTGATAGCAAACGCT aactGCAGAAGATTCCTGGATTGTCAGATGCAATATTTTACAGCGTTTGCTGACTGGGCAAAAAGAACA GTCACCCAGGAAGTGGgctgctgtgggccagtggcgggGGCAGTGGACTCCTTGGAGGTGGTGGCTTGTTCCTACCTGGTGGATTCTCTG aaCGCCTTCTGGTTCAGCCTGGGATGGTGCCTGATCTTCCTCATTCCCAGCATCATCTTCTCTATTAAGCTGGCCAAGTTCTACAGGAGGATGAAATACACCGACACATTTGA GGATGACATGCAGCTGACACAAATCCCCCAGGCCCCCTACAGCTGA
- the LOC125739079 gene encoding Hermansky-Pudlak syndrome 6 protein homolog, protein MKRHSLEQLSDFCDFNGGKDLREFLAQNHSTCDFNSYLKDVRISPDGQHIHAILRKPNTGLMTFDKSQRPQLIPSQNRLDLASTQPVPVVDVVYLEQNDKDGSSAVLAAVLENGKAEVWKYCDRKSGWILQQISDLCNSPSAKVISVCVSAKCIIWCEERPPSESSPGAARSKFRYCVCRRTYEVIGGGVSLGGVKIALHNSPPYIVTVAGDNVYLLPDGNDTSPANVSRFFFIWSLQCDAVTIGTTCSGRLMWQDSSSSKETDFSKLICDGAGMLSTMNPPEIRAFSPTVCGGVILLLSSGWICKLSTDGILRRIYKLPDNCLIGYEVQSSLNMYNGLLALTVARMLYLIDAACGLELEKIPLDREAVLFVNSQEQETPHLLSEGGLFMVQRKECEPGHEQLDHPESLEVGSVLVEAVFEEACKYYQQRSLSSAQLTVERLRSGGMFQAPITLSSILKDYLNGQKSRDMAPSDSCHGKLLGALEAELRSLLVLEEAKLSMLTASKADLAKCCETLVHDEIRRLLCSEMDRESLLYLNAIVGTFPFESWQTLQKVLQLQYDGEGSLSSSAPPEVWKTVLSPIQAAARSPVAPANVAVPVFELLCRTVYRFQPSWLPRFLELAQQQAGRSHGMPENAESQPLYRRALDVLPRAGDQHDLELELLLCSQRPHAVLQALRILIGRRDWQRVTQVAQRFSQQSPLLNKEIFISLLCEVSQHRELDPYLELLWALCPEDMSATSILNTVLKSLPPTDPGTDPFQTHGAQLTIGLLRPLLSRVLQRDTKPSHRYADILQSPSFPPPTPPRQARGLPRSNTDSGVSPLDPGQMAACVVRMTSPPHHM, encoded by the coding sequence ATGAAGCGGCATTCTTTAGAACAACTTTCGGATTTTTGTGATTTTAACGGAGGTAAAGATTTGCGTGAGTTCTTAGCACAGAACCATTCGACTTGTGATTTTAACAGCTATTTGAAGGATGTACGCATTAGCCCTGACGGACAGCACATACATGCCATTCTCCGCAAGCCAAATACCGGTCTTATGACTTTTGATAAAAGCCAAAGACCTCAGCTGATTCCAAGCCAAAATCGCCTGGATTTGGCCTCGACGCAGCCCGTGCCCGTGGTGGATGTGGTGTACCTGGAACAGAACGACAAAGACGGCTCTTCGGCTGTACTGGCTGCGGTACTGGAGAATGGCAAAGCCGAAGTTTGGAAATACTGCGACCGCAAATCCGGCTGGATCTTACAGCAGATATCGGACCTGTGCAACAGCCCCAGCGCCAAAGTAATTTCTGTCTGCGTAAGTGCCAAATGCATAATATGGTGCGAGGAGCGACCGCCTTCGGAGAGCTCTCCCGGTGCAGCCCGCAGTAAATTCAGGTACTGCGTGTGCAGACGAACTTACGAGGTGATAGGTGGTGGTGTCTCTTTAGGGGGGGTGAAAATCGCTCTGCACAACAGCCCTCCTTACATTGTCACGGTGGCGGGTgacaatgtttacctgcttCCCGATGGAAACGACACTTCTCCAGCGAACGTCTCCAGATTCTTTTTTATCTGGTCTCTGCAGTGCGATGCTGTGACCATTGGTACTACTTGCAGTGGGCGGCTCATGTGGCAGGACTCTTCGTCTAGTAAGGAAACCGATTTCAGTAAGTTAATTTGTGATGGTGCTGGTATGCTGTCCACTATGAACCCGCCAGAAATACGTGCCTTTTCCCCAACTGTATGTGGGGGGGTGATATTGCTCCTTAGCTCGGGATGGATCTGCAAGTTATCCACAGATGGCATTCTACGCCGTATTTACAAACTGCCGGATAATTGTTTAATCGGTTATGAGGTGCAAAGTAGCTTAAACATGTACAATGGCCTGCTGGCTTTGACTGTGGCAAGGATGCTGTATTTGATTGACGCCGCATGTGGTCTGGAGTTGGAGAAGATACCACTGGACAGAGAGGCGGTACTTTTTGTAAACAGCCAGGAGCAGGAAACCCCACACCTGCTGTCTGAAGGGGGGCTGTTCATGGTCCAGCGTAAGGAGTGTGAACCTGGGCATGAGCAGCTGGATCATCCAGAAAGCCTTGAGGTGGGCTCTGTACTAGTGGAGGCGGTCTTTGAGGAGGCCTGTAAGTACTACCAACAGAGGAGTCTGAGCAGTGCCCAGCTGACCGTGGAGAGGCTCAGGAGCGGAGGCATGTTCCAGGCACCCATCACCTTGTCCTCCATCCTCAAGGATTACCTGAACGGCCAGAAGAGCAGAGATATGGCCCCAAGTGACAGCTGCCATGGCAAGTTGCTCGGTGCCCTGGAAGCTGAGCTCAGAAGCTTGCTGGTTCTGGAGGAAGCCAAGCTGTCCATGCTGACAGCCTCAAAGGCAGACCTGGCCAAATGCTGCGAGACCTTGGTTCACGACGAGATCCGCAGACTCCTGTGCTCTGAGATGGATAGGGAGAGTCTCCTCTACCTCAACGCCATCGTCGGCACCTTTCCCTTCGAGTCATGGCAGACATTGCAGAAGGTCCTGCAGCTGCAGTATGATGGTGAAGGATCCCTCTCCAGCTCAGCACCTCCAGAGGTGTGGAAGACCGTCTTGAGTCCCATCCAAGCAGCCGCTCGCTCCCCTGTGGCCCCGGCCAACGTGGCCGTGCCCGTGTTCGAGCTGCTTTGCAGGACCGTGTACCGCTTCCAGCCCAGCTGGCTGCCCCGTTTCCTGGAGCTGGCGCAGCAGCAGGCCGGCCGGAGCCACGGCATGCCGGAAAACGCGGAGAGCCAGCCGCTGTACCGGCGGGCCCTGGATGTGCTGCCCAGGGCCGGCGATCAGCACGACCTGGAACTGGAGCTGCTGCTGTGCAGCCAGAGGCCACACGCCGTCCTGCAGGCCCTGCGCATCCTGATAGGCCGCCGCGACTGGCAGCGTGTCACCCAGGTGGCTCAGCGCTTTAGCCAGCAGAGTCCGCTGCTCAACAAGGAGATCTTCATCAGTCTGCTGTGCGAAGTATCCCAGCACCGTGAGCTGGATCCCTACCTGGAGTTGCTGTGGGCCCTCTGTCCCGAGGATATGTCAGCGACCAGCATACTGAACACAGTGCTGAAGAGCCTCCCCCCTACAGACCCCGGAACTGACCCCTTCCAGACTCACGGTGCCCAGCTCACCATCGGGCTCCTTCGCCCTCTGCTCAGCCGCGTGCTACAGAGGGACACCAAGCCCAGCCACCGGTACGCAGACATCCTACAGTCCCCTTCCTTCCCTCCCCCAACACCTCCCCGGCAGGCCAGGGGGCTCCCCAGGTCCAACACAGACAGCGGCGTCAGCCCCCTAGACCCCGGCCAGATGGCTGCCTGTGTGGTCAGGATGACATCACCGCCCCATCACATGTAA